The window GCTCTCGAGCAGCAGGCGGATGGCGAGCAACTCGAGGTACTCGGTCAAACCGACCTCGCGCACCACGATCGCGCCGTTGGACAACTGCTGCAGTACACCTTCGCCGAGCAGCCGACTGATGGCCGCGCGCATCGGTGTGCGCGACACCTCGAAGCGCTCCGCGAGGCGGCGCTCCTCGATCACGTCGCCAGGTTCGATCTGGCGTGTCGTGACGAGTTCGAGCAAGGCCTGATAGGTCTGTTCGGACACGCTTTCGGTCGGCCGGCGCATCGGCCCGGCCGCGGCCTTGGCGACCACGGCGGCCGAACTGTCGGGAAGGGCTTCAAGGGCCATGGCTCGGGCGATTTCCTGGTTGTGTCTCGGGCGGTTATGCATTGTAGGAAGACACCGCTAATGCATGATCTGGCCGAGGAACGCGCGCGCACGCGGGCTTTTCGGGGCGCTGAAAAACGCTTCCGGCGCGGCCTCTTCCACGATGCGGCCCGCGTCCATGAACACCACGCGATCCGCCACCGTGCGCGCAAAACCCATCTCGTGCGTCACGCAGACCATGGTCATGCCCTCCTCGGCCAGCTTGACCATCACATCGAGCACTTCCTTGATCATCTCCGGATCGAGCGCCGAGGTCGGCTCGTCGAACAGCATCACCTTGGGCTTCATGCACAGGGCGCGTGCGATCGCCACGCGCTGCTGCTGGCCGCCCGACAGGTTCGCCGGATAGTCGTCCGCCTTGTGCGCGATGTGCACGCGGTCGAGGAAATAACGCGCGGTTTCCTCGGCCTCCCGCTTGGGCACGCCGCGGATCTGTACCGGGGCGATCAT of the Rhodoferax koreense genome contains:
- a CDS encoding amino acid ABC transporter ATP-binding protein translates to MMAKQDTSPMIQFSGVSKWYGDFQVLTDIDFTVGRGERIVVCGPSGSGKSTMIRCINRLEEHQKGRIVVDGTELDHNARHVDVVRREVGMVFQQFNLFPHLTVLQNLMIAPVQIRGVPKREAEETARYFLDRVHIAHKADDYPANLSGGQQQRVAIARALCMKPKVMLFDEPTSALDPEMIKEVLDVMVKLAEEGMTMVCVTHEMGFARTVADRVVFMDAGRIVEEAAPEAFFSAPKSPRARAFLGQIMH